The Primulina eburnea isolate SZY01 chromosome 8, ASM2296580v1, whole genome shotgun sequence genome contains a region encoding:
- the LOC140840132 gene encoding uncharacterized protein isoform X1, producing the protein MKKGGGNSERSDNRSRKFGGHESIKNKKMKKNMQRLGGNGGGLSLESFANAKTRSGSYNPSLIKKQREFYKNAKHLRKFKKSLKQLEQENVPSTTIKPFEGGNEAEEGNNVNRQKKKNTRAQSLQQLYEQKRGEDEKAKAERDAVIQVRKQEIQQVEARRRALKEKMYKKTKSGQPVMKYRIEHLLETIQGSTS; encoded by the exons ATGAAGAAAGGTGGAGGTAATTCGGAGCGCAGTGATAATAGAAGCAGGAAATTTGGCGGTCATGAGTCGATAAAAAacaagaagatgaagaagaatATGCAGAGATTGGGTGGCAATGGGGGCGGTCTGTCGTTGGAATCATTCGCGAATGCTAAAACTAGAAGCGGCAGCTATAATCCTTCCTTGATCA AAAAACAAAGAGAATTCTATAAGAATGCTAAACACTTGAGAAAATTCAAGAAGTCCTTAAAGCAGCTAGAGCAGGAGAATGTTCCTTCCACCACCATAAAACCATTTGAG GGAGGAAATGAAGCCGAGGAAGGTAATAATGTTAACCGGCAGAAGAAGAAAAACACTCGTGCACAAAGTCTTCAACAACTGTATGAACAGAAGCGTGGGGAGGACGAGAAAGCCAAGGCAGAGCGGGATGCAGTGATTCAGGTAAGGAAGCAAGAGATACAGCAAGTTGAAGCACGAAGAAGAGCTCTAAAGGAGAAAATGTATAAGAAAACGAAGTCAGGCCAACCCGTAATGAAATATCGAATCGAGCATCTTCTGGAAACAATTCAAGGTTCCACAAGCTAG
- the LOC140840132 gene encoding uncharacterized protein isoform X2 — translation MSHQRLEKQREFYKNAKHLRKFKKSLKQLEQENVPSTTIKPFEGGNEAEEGNNVNRQKKKNTRAQSLQQLYEQKRGEDEKAKAERDAVIQVRKQEIQQVEARRRALKEKMYKKTKSGQPVMKYRIEHLLETIQGSTS, via the exons ATGTCACATCAACGATTGG AAAAACAAAGAGAATTCTATAAGAATGCTAAACACTTGAGAAAATTCAAGAAGTCCTTAAAGCAGCTAGAGCAGGAGAATGTTCCTTCCACCACCATAAAACCATTTGAG GGAGGAAATGAAGCCGAGGAAGGTAATAATGTTAACCGGCAGAAGAAGAAAAACACTCGTGCACAAAGTCTTCAACAACTGTATGAACAGAAGCGTGGGGAGGACGAGAAAGCCAAGGCAGAGCGGGATGCAGTGATTCAGGTAAGGAAGCAAGAGATACAGCAAGTTGAAGCACGAAGAAGAGCTCTAAAGGAGAAAATGTATAAGAAAACGAAGTCAGGCCAACCCGTAATGAAATATCGAATCGAGCATCTTCTGGAAACAATTCAAGGTTCCACAAGCTAG